One segment of Deltaproteobacteria bacterium DNA contains the following:
- the ptsP gene encoding phosphoenolpyruvate--protein phosphotransferase, producing the protein MDGVPKSATPRRTASRIKVKTPARTKVRRRRGHSLSLLEDIGTLIARSHDLQETLQDITKTIAERMNTDVCSLYMLDPQDTRLTLWATTGLDRSAVGKVSMSTKEGLCGLVIEKMEPVADSDAMLHPRNKYFPETGEERFHSFLGVPVVEKHEPLGVLVIQSLSRRRFSLTDIRLLKTISANVSGIIVQARLLETLKTKEQEREEYRKRMLEAVKRLSVYEPEREEKPAVGGKAGRTRLTGVSASPGFGIGQARPVHPSIHLSTLAERQSADPEREIQHLHRAVKQSIEELELLKERVKEQLPELDRAIFDAHRMMIEDPGFLEKIENSIRQGYAAETSLKKVVDEYADALSKAANEYLRARNADIRDIGQRLLRHLLGLSEKEHAHGESLVLVAEELTLSDLCLVDHTQVKGVVMSSGGATSHASILAKSFEIPVVVGVEHADLIRQDDVVIVDGNSGVVYVNPGAEILHEYDRLDRKYRDFNRDLEDIRDLPAETRDGKRVALCANVGLLIDLTLARRHGAEGVGLYRTEIPFLTYRDFPGEEEQLDLYRRVITGINGHPVTIRTLDLGPDKYPSHLRLPREDNPFLGWRSIRISLEMEEMFKIQLRAIFRAGALGPVRILFPMISSVEEIRQVKELLAQVRDDLRREGLAFDPDMRIGMMVEAPAAVWLADRFIKEVDFFSIGTNDLIQYVLAVDRNNRKVAALYDPLHPAVLTAVARTTAAAKAAGKRTSMCGEMAADPLCTILLLGLGLDELSMEPFFVPVIKRVIRSLSYARTQRLAQEALGMETVQDVKRLLFEELKQLDMMELVEMYH; encoded by the coding sequence ATGGATGGAGTCCCCAAAAGCGCTACTCCGCGCCGCACCGCCTCCCGTATAAAGGTCAAGACGCCAGCGCGAACGAAAGTGCGCCGCCGGCGAGGGCACAGTCTCAGCCTCCTCGAAGACATCGGCACGCTCATTGCCCGTTCCCACGACCTGCAGGAAACCCTGCAAGACATTACGAAAACGATTGCCGAGCGTATGAACACCGACGTGTGTTCGCTCTACATGCTCGATCCACAGGACACGCGCCTGACCTTATGGGCTACGACCGGTCTCGACCGTTCCGCCGTCGGCAAAGTGAGCATGAGTACTAAAGAAGGGTTATGCGGGCTCGTCATCGAAAAAATGGAGCCGGTTGCGGACTCTGACGCCATGCTCCATCCGCGTAATAAATACTTCCCGGAGACCGGGGAAGAGCGGTTTCACTCTTTCCTCGGGGTGCCAGTGGTCGAAAAACATGAGCCGCTTGGCGTCCTTGTCATCCAAAGCCTGAGCCGTCGGCGGTTTTCTCTGACCGATATTCGCTTGTTGAAGACGATTTCCGCCAACGTCAGCGGTATCATCGTTCAGGCGCGACTGCTGGAAACCCTGAAGACGAAAGAGCAGGAGCGGGAAGAGTATCGCAAGCGCATGCTGGAAGCGGTGAAGCGCTTGAGTGTCTATGAACCCGAGCGAGAAGAGAAACCTGCCGTTGGTGGAAAAGCTGGACGGACCCGGCTGACCGGTGTCAGTGCCTCGCCGGGATTTGGGATTGGGCAGGCACGCCCAGTACACCCGTCGATTCACCTGAGTACACTCGCCGAGCGACAGAGCGCCGACCCCGAGCGGGAAATTCAACACCTGCATAGGGCGGTCAAACAATCGATCGAAGAATTGGAACTCCTTAAGGAGCGCGTCAAAGAGCAGCTCCCTGAGCTGGACCGGGCGATTTTCGACGCCCACCGTATGATGATCGAAGACCCGGGATTTTTAGAGAAAATCGAAAACTCCATTCGCCAGGGGTATGCGGCGGAGACGAGCCTCAAGAAAGTCGTTGACGAGTATGCCGACGCGTTGAGTAAGGCTGCGAACGAGTATTTACGTGCACGCAACGCCGATATCCGCGACATTGGCCAGCGTCTGCTGCGGCATCTGTTGGGACTGTCGGAAAAAGAACACGCGCACGGTGAAAGCCTCGTGCTCGTGGCAGAAGAGCTGACGCTCTCCGATCTGTGTCTGGTGGATCATACGCAGGTGAAAGGCGTGGTGATGAGCAGCGGAGGCGCGACCTCGCACGCTTCTATCTTAGCGAAATCGTTCGAGATTCCTGTTGTTGTGGGCGTCGAGCATGCCGACCTCATTCGACAGGACGATGTGGTGATTGTCGATGGCAACTCTGGCGTGGTGTACGTCAACCCGGGCGCTGAGATTCTCCATGAGTATGACCGCCTTGATCGTAAGTATCGCGACTTCAACCGCGACTTAGAAGATATTCGCGATCTCCCAGCGGAAACCCGCGATGGAAAACGCGTGGCCTTGTGTGCCAATGTTGGCTTGCTGATCGATCTCACGCTCGCCCGCCGCCATGGTGCCGAAGGCGTCGGGCTGTATCGCACGGAGATCCCTTTCTTGACCTACCGCGACTTTCCCGGAGAAGAGGAGCAGCTTGATCTCTATCGTCGCGTGATTACCGGCATAAACGGCCATCCGGTGACGATCCGTACGCTCGACCTTGGCCCAGACAAATATCCTTCGCATTTGCGCTTGCCGCGTGAGGACAATCCCTTCCTCGGCTGGCGCTCCATTCGTATCTCCTTGGAAATGGAGGAGATGTTCAAAATTCAACTCCGCGCGATCTTCCGTGCCGGTGCGCTTGGCCCGGTGCGGATTTTATTCCCCATGATTTCTAGCGTAGAGGAGATCCGTCAGGTGAAAGAGCTGTTAGCGCAGGTCCGGGACGACTTACGACGCGAGGGATTGGCGTTCGATCCCGACATGCGTATCGGCATGATGGTCGAAGCGCCGGCCGCAGTCTGGCTGGCGGATCGGTTCATCAAGGAGGTGGACTTCTTTAGCATCGGTACCAACGATCTCATCCAATATGTCTTGGCGGTGGATCGCAACAACCGGAAGGTGGCGGCGCTGTACGACCCGTTGCATCCCGCAGTATTGACGGCCGTGGCGCGAACGACTGCCGCCGCGAAGGCCGCAGGTAAACGGACCTCGATGTGCGGAGAGATGGCGGCGGACCCTTTGTGTACGATTCTGCTGCTGGGGCTCGGGCTGGATGAACTGAGCATGGAACCCTTCTTTGTCCCGGTCATCAAGCGCGTTATTCGCTCGCTGTCGTATGCGCGTACGCAGCGACTGGCGCAAGAAGCGTTGGGCATGGAAACTGTGCAAGATGTGAAACGACTGCTCTTCGAGGAGTTGAAACAGCTCGACATGATGGAATTAGTAGAGATGTATCACTGA
- a CDS encoding radical SAM protein: MVKQLGKGMASALAGVRNWRGARQEARMISQAGSRFAASTAATDAILPSVRRVSQAAAPCRTLRVYFIKPSKYDEQGYVLYFWKGVLPNNTLTTLAALNEEYNRMRAAENVFVETVLLDEIVEGPINSETIQAIREKAQEDDVEVLIGLAGVQTNQYPRGRDLALQFKAAGFPVIMGGFHVSGYPDSCTFLNSCGITTVVGEAESTWVSLLDDYLRGEMQLHYSVTSGIRAKTGTGEILVPVIDGVQLPAIDDRYLTRFAHETMTTLDTSRGCPFTCSYCSVKNVMGRTMRARDPRSAVDWVRDAADYHGIDTLFLVDDDFFRSPQWEPLLVGLADLRKQGRHVNFMMQADIDAGGYADLRPGETDSSKHQRSRRFVALAKEAGCYAAFIGFESFNPQNLMAAAKFQNTDRRGERNLALEESKRRVLEKYRRVVDNWHQAGIAVHCGYMIGFPFDTPDSGRQAALDLIEVGVDLSSFFIVTPLPGTEDHIKALEEGTIGDWDFNWYDSDHVVMKHPTMTADEIMKAYRDAYTTFYAPWRVFKNTLTFSGGRGLNWEARNSMTSEFVYWAIAYHRGRHPMLGGVWKLYDQKTKRQVITDEEALSQYFPNWPSAGAMSIAPQMPVLTIA; encoded by the coding sequence ATGGTGAAGCAGTTGGGGAAAGGAATGGCGTCCGCCTTAGCAGGAGTCCGAAACTGGCGCGGAGCGCGGCAAGAGGCCCGCATGATTTCCCAAGCGGGCTCCCGCTTTGCCGCCTCGACTGCGGCTACCGATGCGATCCTCCCGTCCGTGCGTCGTGTCAGTCAGGCTGCAGCGCCGTGTCGCACGCTCCGTGTGTACTTCATTAAGCCTTCGAAATATGACGAGCAGGGCTATGTGCTCTATTTCTGGAAGGGCGTGCTGCCAAATAATACGCTGACGACCTTGGCCGCATTGAATGAAGAGTATAACCGCATGCGCGCAGCGGAGAATGTGTTTGTCGAGACCGTGCTGTTGGACGAAATTGTCGAAGGGCCAATCAATTCCGAGACTATTCAGGCCATTCGGGAAAAGGCGCAAGAGGACGATGTAGAGGTGTTGATCGGTCTGGCGGGGGTGCAGACGAATCAATATCCGCGCGGGCGCGACTTGGCGCTCCAATTTAAGGCGGCTGGATTTCCCGTCATCATGGGTGGGTTTCACGTCAGCGGGTACCCGGACTCGTGTACCTTTCTCAATAGCTGCGGCATTACCACCGTGGTCGGCGAAGCCGAGAGCACCTGGGTGAGTCTGCTAGACGACTACCTGCGCGGCGAGATGCAATTGCATTACAGCGTCACATCCGGCATTCGCGCCAAAACCGGCACCGGAGAAATCCTCGTTCCAGTTATTGATGGCGTGCAGTTGCCAGCCATTGACGACCGCTATCTGACACGGTTTGCGCACGAGACCATGACGACGCTGGATACCTCGCGCGGCTGTCCGTTTACTTGTTCGTATTGCAGCGTGAAGAATGTCATGGGGCGGACGATGCGCGCGCGCGATCCTCGCTCTGCCGTCGATTGGGTGCGGGACGCGGCGGATTATCATGGCATCGATACCTTGTTTTTGGTCGATGACGATTTCTTCCGTAGCCCGCAGTGGGAGCCGCTTCTAGTTGGGCTCGCGGACCTACGGAAACAAGGCCGCCACGTGAACTTCATGATGCAAGCCGATATCGACGCCGGCGGCTATGCCGATCTCCGTCCCGGTGAAACCGATAGCAGCAAGCATCAGCGCAGTCGGCGGTTCGTTGCGTTGGCGAAAGAAGCGGGCTGCTATGCCGCCTTCATCGGGTTTGAATCTTTCAATCCGCAGAATCTCATGGCGGCGGCGAAATTTCAGAACACCGATCGTCGCGGAGAGCGCAATCTCGCTCTGGAAGAATCCAAACGCCGCGTCTTGGAAAAATACCGGCGCGTGGTCGATAACTGGCACCAGGCCGGGATTGCCGTGCATTGCGGCTATATGATCGGTTTTCCCTTCGACACCCCGGACTCCGGTCGGCAAGCGGCGCTCGATCTGATTGAGGTTGGCGTGGATCTCTCCTCATTCTTCATCGTCACGCCGTTGCCGGGGACGGAAGATCACATCAAGGCGCTGGAAGAAGGCACGATCGGCGATTGGGACTTTAATTGGTACGATTCCGATCATGTGGTGATGAAGCATCCCACCATGACAGCCGACGAAATCATGAAGGCGTATCGCGATGCCTATACGACCTTCTATGCTCCGTGGCGCGTGTTCAAAAACACATTGACGTTTTCTGGCGGGCGCGGTCTCAACTGGGAAGCGCGCAACAGCATGACGAGCGAATTTGTCTACTGGGCCATTGCCTACCATCGTGGCCGTCACCCTATGCTTGGCGGGGTCTGGAAGCTCTACGACCAAAAAACGAAGCGTCAAGTCATCACCGACGAGGAAGCGCTGAGCCAATACTTTCCCAACTGGCCTAGCGCTGGAGCGATGTCGATTGCGCCACAAATGCCGGTGTTGACGATAGCGTAG
- a CDS encoding HU family DNA-binding protein, translating to MTKSQMVQKLAESWGDIPKRQANDNLTALIDFIGKTVKKEKMLKIPNLGTFKLRQSKARMGRNPQTGEPIKISARRKVAFTPAKLFKESILGAPPAKAVPAKKS from the coding sequence ATGACGAAATCTCAAATGGTCCAGAAGCTCGCGGAATCTTGGGGGGACATCCCCAAGCGGCAAGCGAATGACAATCTCACAGCGTTAATCGATTTTATCGGCAAAACCGTCAAGAAAGAGAAAATGCTGAAGATCCCGAATCTGGGCACGTTCAAGTTGCGCCAGAGCAAGGCACGGATGGGGCGCAATCCCCAGACAGGTGAACCCATCAAGATTTCTGCACGGAGAAAAGTGGCCTTCACTCCAGCCAAGCTGTTCAAGGAGTCTATCCTCGGTGCGCCGCCAGCCAAGGCCGTGCCAGCCAAGAAATCCTGA
- the queE gene encoding 7-carboxy-7-deazaguanine synthase, whose protein sequence is MSYAVKEIFYTLQGEGANAGRPAVFCRFAGCNLWSGREEDRSHALCQFCDTDFVGVDGLGGGKFASAQVLAAAVAATWPHAPTPAIHRLVVCTGGEPLLQLDEPLIAELHRYGFQIAIETNGTLPAPTNIDWVCVSPKAGTQLALKVGHELKLIFPQQGAEPDRFTSLDFQHFFLQPMDGPERAHNTQLAVQYCLDHPQWRLSLQTHKLLGIP, encoded by the coding sequence ATGTCCTACGCCGTGAAAGAAATTTTTTACACCCTCCAAGGCGAGGGAGCGAATGCGGGGCGACCAGCAGTGTTCTGTCGTTTCGCCGGGTGTAACCTGTGGTCAGGCCGTGAAGAAGACCGCTCGCACGCCCTCTGCCAGTTCTGCGATACCGACTTCGTTGGAGTAGACGGTCTTGGCGGTGGGAAGTTTGCCTCTGCCCAAGTTTTGGCGGCTGCCGTCGCTGCTACGTGGCCTCATGCGCCGACGCCGGCAATCCATCGGTTGGTGGTCTGTACCGGTGGGGAGCCGTTATTGCAACTAGACGAGCCGCTGATTGCGGAGCTGCATCGGTATGGGTTCCAGATTGCTATCGAAACGAACGGAACACTCCCAGCTCCGACCAATATCGATTGGGTGTGCGTGAGCCCCAAAGCCGGAACGCAACTTGCTCTCAAAGTCGGTCATGAACTCAAGCTTATCTTTCCCCAACAAGGTGCCGAGCCGGACCGGTTTACGTCACTCGATTTCCAACATTTCTTCTTGCAGCCGATGGACGGCCCGGAGCGTGCGCACAACACGCAACTGGCGGTGCAATACTGTCTCGACCATCCACAGTGGCGGCTCAGTCTGCAAACTCACAAGCTGCTAGGGATTCCGTAA
- a CDS encoding CoA transferase, whose protein sequence is MSNSSTVLSDLRVLDLTDIKGALCAKLMGDMGAEVLKIEPPSGDMMRTVGPFLDNLPHPDRSLLFWFYNTSKRGITLDLHTPAGQDLFKRLVARADVVVESFAPGTLDRLGLGYEALKRVNPHVVLTSITPFGQTGPYREYKSSDTVAEALGGMIYTNGAPEEPPLRGFGLQAYHSAAFFAAIGTMSALWARDAIDEGQWVDVSIQEATAACVEHVSPFYHQGLGIETRRGSLHWSRYFRVAKCKDGYIMHCALGDWTSLVEWVKMDDKAQDLGEPQWEDIQFRKANAEHLFDVLDDWAKDYTIAELMEGAQLRRIPYAMVRSPETLVDDPQLQAREFFSAIKHPELGKTFPYPGGPFFFTKTPWRISRRPPLLGEHNREVYEGELGMSDEQLADMRQEGIV, encoded by the coding sequence ATGAGCAACTCGTCAACCGTCCTTTCCGACCTTCGTGTGCTCGACCTCACCGACATCAAAGGCGCGCTGTGCGCCAAGCTCATGGGCGACATGGGAGCGGAGGTGCTCAAAATCGAACCCCCCAGTGGCGATATGATGCGCACGGTCGGTCCCTTTCTCGACAATCTCCCGCATCCTGATCGCAGTCTGCTCTTTTGGTTCTATAACACCAGCAAACGCGGCATCACGCTCGATCTCCACACACCAGCCGGACAAGATCTTTTCAAACGCTTGGTGGCAAGAGCTGACGTGGTCGTCGAATCGTTCGCGCCAGGAACTTTAGACCGGCTTGGCTTGGGCTACGAGGCGCTCAAGCGCGTGAATCCTCATGTCGTACTCACGTCGATCACCCCCTTCGGCCAAACCGGCCCCTACCGGGAGTACAAGTCGTCCGACACGGTTGCCGAAGCGCTCGGTGGCATGATCTACACCAATGGCGCACCGGAAGAGCCGCCGTTGCGTGGATTCGGTTTGCAGGCGTACCACAGCGCAGCGTTTTTTGCCGCGATTGGCACCATGTCCGCCTTGTGGGCGCGTGACGCAATTGACGAAGGTCAGTGGGTCGATGTGAGCATCCAAGAGGCGACAGCCGCATGCGTTGAACATGTTTCCCCATTTTACCATCAAGGATTGGGGATCGAGACCCGACGCGGCAGCCTGCACTGGAGCCGCTATTTTCGGGTGGCCAAATGTAAAGACGGCTACATCATGCATTGCGCGCTGGGAGATTGGACCTCACTGGTCGAGTGGGTCAAGATGGACGACAAAGCCCAGGACCTCGGCGAGCCCCAATGGGAAGATATTCAGTTCAGAAAGGCCAACGCCGAACATCTCTTTGACGTGCTTGATGATTGGGCGAAGGACTACACTATCGCCGAATTGATGGAAGGCGCGCAACTGCGGCGGATTCCCTACGCCATGGTCCGTTCTCCGGAAACGCTCGTGGACGACCCGCAATTGCAAGCGCGCGAGTTCTTTTCCGCGATCAAACACCCGGAATTGGGAAAGACGTTCCCTTACCCCGGCGGGCCGTTTTTTTTCACCAAGACACCATGGCGCATCTCGCGCCGACCACCGCTCTTAGGAGAACACAATCGCGAAGTCTATGAGGGAGAATTGGGGATGAGCGACGAGCAGCTCGCCGATATGAGGCAAGAAGGAATCGTTTAG
- a CDS encoding DUF433 domain-containing protein: protein MTATDRVEINPKVMMGKPVIRGTRIPVEQILRKLSEGATEADLLDAYPRLIIEDIRAANEGESDKKEQEP, encoded by the coding sequence ATGACAGCGACAGATCGCGTCGAGATCAATCCCAAAGTCATGATGGGGAAACCAGTAATTCGTGGAACGAGGATTCCAGTCGAGCAGATTCTCCGAAAATTGAGCGAGGGGGCTACTGAAGCAGATCTCCTGGATGCCTATCCACGGCTCATAATCGAGGACATCCGCGCTGCTAACGAAGGAGAAAGCGACAAAAAAGAGCAAGAACCATGA
- a CDS encoding CcmD family protein, with translation MTYLFAAFCVTWLVIFLYVRSIARRQRTLDHDIELLRQTVEQRRDS, from the coding sequence ATGACCTATCTTTTTGCCGCTTTCTGCGTGACGTGGCTGGTGATCTTTCTCTACGTGCGGTCGATCGCTCGTCGTCAACGCACGCTCGATCACGACATTGAGCTGCTGCGCCAAACAGTCGAACAGCGCCGGGACTCATAA
- the ccsA gene encoding cytochrome c biogenesis protein CcsA encodes MKKLAPFADRLLPWLTCVAMLAALGMIFLYVPNEQQQGLPQRIFYFHLPIALNTYLGFFIVAGASASYLWQGDRFSDLLAQAAAEIGMVFCTLVILTGALWARPIWGVWWTWDPRLTMVVILWTIYAAYLLLRMFAGDTEQTARYAAVLGVVGVLDIPILHIATRLWRGIHPKVDKMAPEMMWTLLMGMSAFLLLFCWLLWLRVRNLSQRDDIAALRRVVFLSSEPEGIA; translated from the coding sequence ATGAAGAAACTTGCGCCGTTCGCGGATCGTCTTTTGCCGTGGCTCACGTGCGTCGCCATGCTCGCTGCGCTCGGCATGATCTTTCTCTACGTTCCTAATGAGCAACAACAGGGGCTTCCACAACGGATCTTCTATTTTCATCTGCCTATAGCGCTCAACACCTACCTCGGGTTCTTTATCGTTGCGGGGGCCAGCGCTTCGTACTTGTGGCAGGGAGACCGGTTTTCCGATCTGCTGGCGCAGGCGGCGGCAGAAATCGGCATGGTTTTCTGCACGTTAGTGATTCTGACCGGCGCGCTCTGGGCGCGACCGATTTGGGGCGTGTGGTGGACCTGGGACCCGCGCCTGACCATGGTGGTGATTCTCTGGACCATCTATGCCGCCTATTTGCTGCTGCGCATGTTTGCCGGGGATACGGAACAGACGGCCCGCTACGCGGCGGTTCTAGGGGTCGTTGGCGTCCTCGATATTCCCATCCTTCACATCGCCACTCGTCTCTGGCGCGGTATTCATCCCAAAGTGGACAAGATGGCACCGGAAATGATGTGGACGCTGTTGATGGGCATGAGCGCCTTTCTGTTGTTATTTTGCTGGCTGCTGTGGCTACGGGTGCGCAACCTCAGTCAACGCGATGACATTGCCGCGCTGCGCCGTGTCGTCTTCCTCTCCTCAGAGCCCGAGGGAATTGCATGA
- a CDS encoding heme exporter protein CcmB yields the protein MWALLWKDVLLEWRTKERLSSLFVLAFLMLLIFVFALGPEQTRRPDIGAAMLWITLVFAGMLSLQRGFLLEQERSCLSGLLLTPIAPSALFLAKFLGNALFLVVVEAFVTPITLLLLGIAWTPALLLLPIVELLGIVGFSALGTLFSAIAVRTRAREVLLPIMLLPLLIPLLIATVQLTSALLAGEAWPGVWLRVLLAFDVIFVVTGWFIFGHVVQE from the coding sequence ATGTGGGCATTGCTTTGGAAAGACGTGTTGCTCGAATGGCGGACCAAGGAACGCCTCTCTTCGCTGTTTGTCTTGGCGTTTCTCATGCTGCTGATCTTCGTGTTTGCGTTGGGCCCCGAGCAAACCCGCCGCCCGGACATCGGCGCGGCTATGCTGTGGATCACCCTCGTCTTTGCCGGCATGTTGAGCCTGCAACGCGGGTTTTTGCTTGAGCAAGAACGGAGCTGCCTCTCCGGTCTGCTTCTCACGCCAATCGCCCCTAGCGCGCTGTTTCTGGCAAAGTTTCTTGGTAATGCGCTCTTTCTTGTTGTCGTCGAAGCCTTCGTCACGCCGATCACGCTCCTGTTACTCGGCATCGCCTGGACGCCAGCGCTGTTGCTGTTGCCCATTGTCGAACTCTTGGGGATCGTGGGTTTCTCAGCATTGGGCACCCTCTTCTCTGCCATCGCCGTGCGCACGCGCGCGCGCGAAGTGCTGTTGCCCATCATGCTCTTGCCGCTGCTGATTCCGCTCCTCATCGCCACCGTCCAGCTCACCAGCGCACTGCTCGCGGGAGAAGCCTGGCCGGGAGTGTGGCTGCGTGTGCTACTCGCCTTCGACGTGATCTTTGTGGTAACAGGGTGGTTCATCTTCGGACATGTGGTACAGGAATAA
- the ccmA gene encoding heme ABC exporter ATP-binding protein CcmA, which yields MTHWAIEATHLQKTFAWIPVVQDLSCQIRQGEIVSLFGPNGAGKTTLLRLVATLLRPTAGTLRLFGHSPTEATVRRRLGFLGHDSFLYPDLTPVENLTFYSRAYGLDNIPRRIDTALEQVGLQQWRTTAVRVFSRGMEQRLALARTLLHDPDLLLLDEPYSGLDARGVAILQAVLATAKERGKTVVLTTHDFALGLAISTRALLLHRGCIVWEAAGALPSAQEFTEIYLATTQSSSLITHR from the coding sequence ATGACGCACTGGGCCATCGAAGCAACGCATCTCCAGAAAACGTTCGCTTGGATTCCGGTCGTGCAGGATCTCTCTTGCCAGATCCGCCAAGGTGAAATCGTGAGTCTTTTTGGTCCGAACGGGGCTGGGAAGACCACGCTTTTGCGTCTCGTGGCGACGCTCTTACGTCCTACGGCCGGCACTCTGCGATTGTTCGGCCACTCACCCACCGAGGCGACCGTCCGTCGGCGGTTAGGGTTTCTTGGCCACGACAGCTTTCTCTATCCAGACCTCACCCCGGTCGAGAATCTTACCTTCTATAGTCGCGCCTATGGGCTGGACAACATCCCAAGACGGATCGACACGGCTTTGGAACAGGTGGGACTGCAACAGTGGCGCACGACGGCGGTGCGGGTCTTCTCGCGTGGCATGGAACAGCGCCTCGCACTTGCCCGCACGCTGCTCCATGACCCAGACCTGCTGTTGCTTGACGAACCGTACAGCGGTCTCGACGCTCGTGGCGTTGCCATCTTGCAGGCAGTGCTCGCCACAGCCAAAGAGCGAGGAAAAACTGTCGTCCTTACCACGCACGACTTTGCCTTGGGATTGGCTATTTCCACCCGCGCCCTGCTGCTGCACCGTGGCTGTATTGTCTGGGAAGCCGCCGGAGCACTGCCATCAGCACAGGAGTTTACTGAGATCTACCTCGCGACGACGCAATCCTCATCACTCATCACTCATCGCTAA
- a CDS encoding type II toxin-antitoxin system PemK/MazF family toxin → MVVRQGEIWWADLPDPVGSGPGFRRPVLILQGDALNRSNIATVICVPLTTNVRWADAPGNVLLSARNTGLPKDSVANVSQIVALDRGVLTERVGEISHRQLELVLAGLNTILRT, encoded by the coding sequence ATGGTCGTAAGACAAGGGGAAATCTGGTGGGCCGATCTGCCTGACCCAGTGGGTTCGGGGCCTGGGTTTCGCAGACCTGTTCTTATTTTGCAGGGTGACGCGCTCAATCGCAGCAACATCGCTACCGTTATTTGTGTTCCCCTGACTACTAATGTCCGCTGGGCCGATGCTCCCGGCAACGTACTGCTGTCAGCCCGCAACACTGGCCTACCCAAAGATTCGGTTGCCAACGTTTCTCAGATTGTCGCTTTGGATCGCGGCGTTCTTACGGAACGAGTCGGAGAAATTTCTCATCGTCAGCTTGAGTTGGTATTGGCAGGGTTGAATACCATTCTTCGTACTTGA
- a CDS encoding ribbon-helix-helix protein, CopG family, whose amino-acid sequence MKTAVSIPDSVYADVERLARRMRKSRSQLYSEALVEYVARHSPDEVTEAMNTVCAEVDSHLDPVWKAVARQVLERSEWS is encoded by the coding sequence ATGAAAACTGCCGTATCAATCCCTGACTCTGTGTATGCCGATGTCGAGCGGCTCGCCCGCCGCATGCGGAAATCGCGCAGTCAATTGTACAGCGAAGCGTTGGTGGAATATGTGGCACGCCACAGCCCGGACGAGGTGACGGAGGCCATGAATACAGTCTGCGCTGAGGTAGATTCCCACCTTGACCCGGTATGGAAAGCCGTCGCCCGCCAAGTGTTGGAACGCAGTGAATGGTCGTAA
- a CDS encoding cold shock domain-containing protein yields MTGTIKKIVKDKGFGFITPDEGKDEVFFHRSKLAPKMNFEDLREGDEVEFQSRPGEKGPQAFNLKTR; encoded by the coding sequence ATGACCGGAACGATTAAGAAGATCGTGAAAGACAAAGGGTTTGGATTTATTACGCCTGACGAAGGGAAGGACGAAGTGTTCTTCCACCGCTCGAAGCTAGCGCCGAAGATGAATTTCGAGGATCTACGGGAAGGCGACGAGGTGGAGTTTCAGAGTAGGCCAGGAGAAAAAGGGCCGCAGGCGTTTAACTTGAAGACGCGCTAG
- a CDS encoding cytochrome c-type biogenesis protein CcmH gives MGLVLSLSLPLLSFAAVTNQEVEEALTCQCGCGLTVHSCNHLQCGFAVPAKKRIADLVAQGKGKEEITAVFVMGDGESPGYGEKVLSSPTTSGFNLAAWITPFLAVLGGGIMIGFISLRWSRRRRDDTAAPQSLAATVDRYRDRLKKELDSFEG, from the coding sequence TTGGGCCTTGTCCTTTCCCTCAGCCTCCCACTGCTGAGCTTCGCTGCCGTGACCAATCAAGAGGTCGAGGAAGCACTGACCTGCCAATGCGGTTGTGGGCTCACCGTCCACAGTTGCAATCATTTACAGTGCGGGTTCGCAGTACCAGCAAAAAAGCGGATCGCGGATTTAGTCGCGCAAGGCAAAGGCAAAGAAGAAATCACCGCTGTATTCGTCATGGGCGATGGCGAATCTCCGGGCTACGGCGAAAAAGTGCTCTCGTCTCCGACCACTTCCGGATTTAATCTTGCGGCCTGGATTACACCGTTCCTTGCCGTGCTGGGCGGCGGGATCATGATTGGCTTCATCAGTCTGCGCTGGTCACGACGGCGGCGCGACGACACTGCGGCACCGCAATCTCTGGCGGCGACAGTCGATCGGTATCGCGACCGGCTCAAGAAAGAACTCGACTCGTTCGAAGGATAG